From a region of the Cololabis saira isolate AMF1-May2022 chromosome 8, fColSai1.1, whole genome shotgun sequence genome:
- the si:dkey-202e22.2 gene encoding netrin-4 has translation MEVNEYIFIDEVGFNLVKKRRRGRSVIGQRAIVEVPGQRGGNITIAGIRNTGPGLAAACGTAGSRERVEESVLGARLFPGNALPLEELSQPEGGGGGGGGERIKTAHPPLLALLCVNAAHRAGAGVGSAGIVETWRAAGAGAGAGAGAGQTGSAGPGSAGAAQRSRCVDRACSPPIGNLATGRMLRTLHQSLCPHPAVKQGCQEDAHPPALMADDPFSHPETWWASGGRNPSQEAQDEIRLDLETHFCLSHVVLVFKSPRPAAMVIERSTDFGKTWEALKVFAKNCSVDFGLPDDLDQPGSLCTSRYSSAQPCSGGEVILRSLDPTASHTRDPYSPETLALLTLTNLRIKLLKAQPCPASLTPPSGWTGSPVSAPAPKPQHTPSAPYAIYTVLARGTCLCHGHAEYCAPYTGSEDRPEDRNVVFGRCLCAHNTGGDHCETCAPLYRDSPWRPANGSSGEPNPCQKCECHGHADSCHFSQHAWVSSGGTSGGVCDLCRHNTAGRRCHRCRHGYHRHPSFPLKSAHACTRCWCDPQGSLPPLPGEDGPWCHPRTGQCRCKPGVGGVSCSRCLPGSWGFGEGGCRPCTCRSSCDPTTGRCRDSYTNNQVLNIPMGGRIPDVDEVLTAEDDARWSKELAVSALRYTGKCRCKERRLSSASDLCRTDLDYVIKAGVLSAHDKGSHAEVRVKVRKVLRSGRELSPGTISIYPLSWTSRGCTCPLLNPGMEYLLAGPEEPGTGRLLVTMQSLAVPWTPRLAAFVSEAVRTGCS, from the exons TGCTGGGATCAGGAACACA GGACCTGGTTTGGCTGCCGCCTGTGGCACTGCTGGTTCACGTGAACGCGTGGAGGAGTCCGTGCTCGGGGCTCGTCTGTTCCCCGGGAACGCGCTgcctttggaggagctgtcacAG CCCGAGGGCGGGGGCGGGGGCGGGGGCGGGGAGCGCATAAAAACAGCGCACCCTCCTCTCCTCGCCCTGCTGTGCGTAAACGCGGCGCACAGAGCGGGCGCAGGTGTCGGGTCGGCGGGCATCGTGGAGACGTGGAGGGCGGCGG GTGCCGGTGCCGGTGCCGGTGCCGGGGCTGGGCAGACTGGTtctgctggtcctggttctgctggtgcGGCGCAGCGGAGCAG ATGTGTGGACCGTGCCTGCAGTCCGCCGATAGGGAACCTGGCTACTGGCCGGATGCTCCGAACCCTCCACCAAAGCCTGTGCCCCCACCCTGCTGTGAAGCAGGGCTGCCAGGAGGACGCCCACCCCCCTGCTCTCATGGCCGATGACCCTTTCTCACATCCGGAGACCTGGTGGGCATCGGGAGGACGCAACCCCTCTCAGGAGGCACAGGACGAGATACGCTTGGATCTGGAAACGCACTTCTGTCTGTCTCACGTCGTCCTGGTTTTCAAGTCCCCCCGGCCTGCTGCCATGGTCATTGAACGCTCAACAGACTTTGGGAAGACCTGGGAAGCTCTCAAGGTCTTTGCAAAGAACTGCAGCGTGGACTTTGGCTTGCCCGATGACCTTGATCAGCCGGGGTCTCTCTGCACGTCCCGTTATTCTTCTGCTCAGCCCTGCAGCGGTGGCGAG GTGATACTGCGCTCCCTCGACCCCACCGCCTCTCACACACGAGACCCCTACAGTCCTGAGACCCTCGCCCTCCTGACCCTCACTAATCTCCGCATCAAACTCCTAAAAGCTCAGCCTTGTCCTGCATCTCTGACCCCCCCCTCTGGATGGACAGGCTCCCCAGTCTCAGCTCCGGCCCCCAAACCCCAGCACACGCCCTCAGCACCGTACGCTATTTACACAGTATTGGCCAGAGGAACCTGCCTATGCCACGGCCATGCTGAGTACTGTGCACCGTACACCGGCAGCGAGGACCGACCGGAGGACAGGAACGTG GTGTTTGGGAGGTGCCTCTGCGCTCACAACACAGGAGGGGATCACTGTGAGACGTGCGCGCCGCTCTACAGAGACAGTCCTTGGAGGCCGGCCAACGGCAGCAGCGGCGAGCCCAACCCGTGTCAGA AGTGCGAGTGCCACGGCCACGCCGACAGCTGCCACTTCTCCCAGCacgcgtgggtttcctccggcgGCACCAGCGGCGGCGTCTGTGACCTCTGTCGACACAACACCGCTGGACGCAGGTGCCACCGCTGTCGCCATGGCTACCATCGCCACCCATCCTTCCCCCTGAAGTCTGCTCACGCCTGCACAC GCTGCTGGTGTGATCCTCAGGGCTCCCTGCCTCCCCTGCCGGGGGAGGATGGACCGTGGTGTCACCCCCGCACCGGCCAGTGCCGCTGCAAACCGGGCGTGGGGGGCGTGAGCTGCAGCCGCTGCCTTCCGGGGTCCTGGGGCTTCGGAGAGGGCGGGTGCAGACCCTGCACCTGCCggagcagctgcgacccgaccACCGGACGCTGCCGGGACAG TTACACAAATAACCAAGTGTTAAACATCCCCATGGGTGGAAGGATCCCAGACGTGGATGAGGTGCTGACGGCTGAGGACGACGCGCGCTGGTCCAAGGAGCTGGCGGTCTCTGCTCTGCGCTACACAG ggaAGTGCAGGTGCAAGGAGAGGAGGCTTAGCAGCGCGTCAGACTTGTGCAGGACGGACCTGGACTACG TGATCAAGGCCGGCGTGCTGTCTGCTCACGACAAGGGCAGTCACGCAGAAGTGCGGGTCAAAGTCCGGAAAGTGCTGCGGTCGGGCCGGGAGCTGAGCCCCGGGACCATCAGCATCTACCCTCTGTCGTGGACGAGCCGCGGCTGCACCTGCCCCTTACTCAACCCCG GGATGGAGTACCTGTTGGCCGGCCCGGAGGAGCCCGGGACCGGCCGTCTGCTGGTCACCATGCAGAGCCTGGCCGTCCCCTGGACGCCCCGACTCGCTGCGTTTGTGTCGGAGGCCGTGAGGACCGGCTGCTCGTGA